In one Silene latifolia isolate original U9 population chromosome 10, ASM4854445v1, whole genome shotgun sequence genomic region, the following are encoded:
- the LOC141608168 gene encoding F-box/kelch-repeat protein At3g23880-like, with protein sequence MGDKEPNNAIKKQVIEQQSYLFDDLITEEILTRLPIKSILQCKSVSKHWYSTLSSSKFANAHVKKSPFSHLSAPVNTLFIKNRKNYYLFSYDDDDDDDDDEISGSFEDNLVKLEVFGVENEDNLKLIGCCNGLICLAPVSCEYFILWNPATRKVHKYDSDGYLERFKMPFCPFVISGFGYASSIDDYKYVRILNMFWGDEIHGRGIIAVHVFSLREKRWRKIDFDIDIYVFYGDGQGILINETLYWASCCFKCGDVIVSFDLGTEKFAIFRYPSSEFFMLGALGECLCKFVCDGSMDILKPPTIITSVSLPEDLSLDWSSEMIGYTRTGKIFVTGRFSKSHDELQDGPIDRSRILALVDSDTESTKYTMLLRFEESINIARYFPSLVSPFPIYRGGYV encoded by the coding sequence ATGGGAGACAAAGAGCCAAATAATGCTATTAAGAAACAAGTTATTGAGCAACAAAGCTACCTCTTTGATGATCTCATAACTGAAGAAATACTTACAAGATTGCCCATCAAATCCATTCTTCAGTGTAAGTCCGTTTCGAAACATTGGTACTCTACTCTTTCTTCTTCCAAATTTGCCAATGCTCACGTTAAGAAATCCCCCTTTTCTCACCTTTCAGCTCCTGTTAACACCTTATTTATCAAGAATCGTAAGAATTATTACCTATTctcttatgatgatgatgatgatgatgatgatgatgagatttCTGGTAGTTTTGAAGATAATTTGGTGAAATTAGAGGTGTTTGGTGTCGAGAATGAAGATAATCTTAAATTGATAGGGTGTTGTAATGGGTTGATTTGTTTAGCTCCTGTTTCTTGTGAATACTTCATTTTATGGAACCCGGCTACCCGTAAAGTGCATAAATATGACTCAGATGGGTATTTAGAGCGTTTTAAAATGCCATTCTGCCCTTTTGTTATTAGTGGATTTGGGTATGCATCATCTATTGATGACTATAAATATGTTCGAATCTTGAACATGTTTTGGGGAGATGAAATTCATGGAAGAGGTATTATTGCAGTACATGTCTTCTCTCTTAGGGAAAAACGATGGAGGAAAATCGATTTTGATATTGACATTTATGTGTTTTATGGGGATGGACAAGGAATACTTATTAATGAAACATTGTATTGGGCTAGTTGTTGTTTTAAATGTGGTGATGTAATTGTTAGCTTTGATTTGGGGACCGAGAAATTTGCCATATTTCGCTATCCAAGCTCGGAATTTTTTATGTTAGGGGCATTAGGAGAGTGTTTGTGTAAGTTCGTTTGTGACGGTTCGATGGACATACTGAAACCTCCCACAATAATAACTTCTGTTAGTCTTCCAGAGGATTTAAGCTTAGATTGGTCATCAGAAATGATCGGGTACACGAGGACGGGCAAAATTTTTGTGACGGGGCGGTTTAGCAAGTCTCATGACGAGTTACAAGATGGCCCGATAGACAGGAGTCGTATACTGGCCTTGGTTGATTCAGATACGGAATCTACAAAGTACACAATGCTTCTGAGGTTTGAAGAGTCTATTAATATTGCAAGATATTTTCCAAGCTTAGTTTCGCCTTTTCCTATCTACCGAGGTGGTTATGTGTAG
- the LOC141608167 gene encoding F-box/kelch-repeat protein At3g23880-like: MGDKDPNNSDKQVIKQQRNLSRDLIFQEILTRLPIKSILRFESVSKYWRSTLSSSEFANAHFMKSPFSHPSAPVNTLFIKSDSSYYYIFSYDHDQVSGNFEDNLLKLDIDFGYQKELLELTGSCNGLICLTMAFEYFILWNPATGKMQKYESDGYVKLLDMHDEPSANHGFGYASSIDDYKYVRIVTLLWGNETGNIVHIFSLREKQWRKIDFDNDLILPRDQAVVFNEKLYWLAYSTQAGSIMSLNVLVCFDLAAERFEIFKFGSYHLGILGAMEEYLSMSHWDTNHHTIMHLLKSHTIVKSFRIPESLSLDAGSQLIGCTRTGEVFVTGASLDNGVRTLESIWRRTLHLADTSTEPIKWTTLLRFDEPIKVVGYVPSLVSPIPILESVKGMHGDGSTFANNA, encoded by the coding sequence ATGGGAGACAAAGACCCAAATAATTCTGATAAACAAGTGATTAAGCAACAAAGAAACCTCTCTCGTGATCTTATTTTTCAAGAAATTCTTACAAGATTACCCATCAAATCCATTCTTCGATTTGAATCCGTTTCTAAATACTGGCGCTCTACTCTTTCTTCTTCTGAATTCGCCAATGCCCATTTTATGAAATCCCCCTTTTCTCACCCTTCTGCTCCtgttaataccttgtttatcaaATCTGATTCGAGTTATTACTACATTTTCTCGTACGATCATGATCAAGTGTCTGGTAATTTCGAAGACAATTTGCTTAAACTAGACATCGACTTTGGTTATCAGAAGGAACTTCTTGAACTTACTGGTTCTTGCAATGGGTTGATTTGCTTAACCATGGCTTTTGAATACTTCATTTTGTGGAACCCGGCTACCGgcaaaatgcaaaaatatgagtCAGACGGGTATGTAAAGCTTCTTGATATGCATGATGAGCCTTCTGCAAATCATGGATTTGGGTATGCATCCTCGATTGATGATTATAAATATGTTCGAATTGTGACACTGCTTTGGGGAAATGAAACAGGTAATATTGTTCATATCTTCTCTCTCAGGGAAAAACAATGGAGAAAAATTGATTTTGATAATGATCTTATCCTTCCTCGTGATCAAGCAGTGGTTTTTAATGAAAAGTTATATTGGCTTGCTTATAGTACCCAAGCTGGTAGTATAATGAGTCTTAATGTACTTGTCTGCTTCGATTTGGCGGCTGAAAGGTTTGAAATATTTAAATTCGGGTCTTACCACTTGGGCATATTAGGTGCTATGGAAGAGTATTTGAGTATGTCCCACTGGGatacaaatcatcatacaataATGCACTTACTGAAATCTCATACGATTGTGAAATCTTTCCGCATTCCAGAGAGTTTAAGCTTAGACGCGGGCTCGCAATTGATCGGGTGTACAAGGACTGGCGAGGTTTTTGTGACGGGGGCATCATTGGACAATGGGGTAAGAACACTAGAAAGTATTTGGAGGAGAACTCTACACTTGGCTGATACAAGTACGGAACCTATTAAATGGACAACACTTTTGAGGTTCGATGAGCCGATTAAAGTTGTGGGATATGTCCCAAGTCTGGTGTCGCCTATTCCTATTTTGGAGTCAGTCAAAGGCATGCATGGAGACGGCAGTACATTTGCCAATAATGCTTAA